TTGTCTCCTAGGGGCCAAAATCTCCTCCAACTGAGGACTACTGTGTTAGGCACACTTagattcaaattccagctcttaCTAGCTGTGAACTTGTTACTGATAATTTCCCCTCATCTACAACATATGGTGAATAAGGAATTCAAGCCTTGTTGTAGggatttcaacatttaaaaattttttaaaagttaaaaatgtggccgggcgcggtggctcacgcctgtaatcccagcacttttggaggctgaggcaggcagatcacgaggtcaggagatggagaccatcctggctaacacagtgaaaccccgtctctaataaacatacaaaaaattagctgggcgtggtggcaggcgcctgtagtgcccagctactcaagaggctgaggcaggagaatggtgtgaacccaggaggcggagctttgcagtgagccgagatcgtgccactgcactccagcctgggtgacagagcaagactccgtctcaaaaaaaaaaaaaaaaaattaaaaatgtggccaggcacagtggctcatacctgtaatcccagcactttgggaggccgaagcaggtggatcactttgagcccaggagttcaagaccagcctgggcaacatggcaagaccctctttaaaaaaaaaaaaaaaattaaaaaatggcccggcgaggtggctcacgcctgtaattgtagcactttgagaggctgaggcaggcagattgcttgagctcaggagttcgagaccagcctgggcaacatgatgaaactctagctctacacaaaatacaaaacattagccaggtgtggtggtatctgtggtcccagctactcaggaggccgaggcagaggttgcagtgagccaagatggcgccactgcactccagcctaggtgacagaatgtgactccatctcagaaaaaaacgaAAAATTTAATTAGAAAACACCTAGCGTAGATTTAATTAGGAAACACCTAGCGTAGATTTAATTAGAAAACACCTAGCATAGTACCTGCCACACTGGTCCGCAGCTGGTGCACTACTTTTCTCCCTGCCGGATTAGCAAGAGCTGACCCCGCTCAACATGGGCTGACTGCTGGGGCAGCTGCAGCCTCTGTCCCTGACTATCCAAGACATGACCTCCCGGAAACCCAATACTGAGGCTGGCCAAGGGGAGCGGCTAATTTGGTCTGAGATTCCCCAGAGCCCAAAGGTGCTTGCATTGGGATTCAGGGAACACGCTTACTGGGGGCAGTGAGAGGGAAATTCCGGAAGAGAGCTGTTCAGACGTTACTTCTCAAGACATAGCCTGAAGGTTGctgcatcagaattacctggggtACTTGTTAAACATTTAGATGCCTGTATCTCACTCCAGACTCCTGAATTAGAATTATGCCctaaagggccgggcatggtggctcacgcctgtaattccagcactttgggaagcggaggcgggcggatcatctgaggtcaggaatttgagaccagcctggtcaacatggtgaaaccccatctctactaaaaatacaaaagttagccaggcgcctgtaatcccaggtactcgggaggctgaggcaggagaattgcttgaacctgggaggtgaaggttgcagtgagccgagatcgtgccacagcactccagtctgggcgacagagtgagactccgtatcaagaaaaaaaaaaaaagaattatgcccTAAAATTTGAAAACTACTGCCCTAGGGCTCAGATTGGGCCAGGGTTTGAGGCCCCAGGAATCCCAGTGCGCCAGTTCCCAATATTGCTAGGACATCTCTATTCTCGGGAGGAAAGGAGAATTTCAAGAGGTAAAATTTAGGTACACTCAAGGTCACTGCTGCAGTGTAACCCCAGTACCGCTAGAGGGCAGGGCACACACAGACTTGCAGACAGAAAAAGTAGTACCTGCTCAATCTAGGTAAACTGAGACCAGCGCAAAGAACAGGTGGACCCAGCCAGCTCTATTGGTACTAAGAAGCAAGCACTACCTTCTAACCATCAAAACATATCCTCTGATTTCAGGTATTTATATCAAAGttggggctgggcactgtggctcacgactgtaatcccagctctactaaaaatataaaacttagctaggcgtggtagcaggcacctataatcccagctactcgggaggctgaggcaggagaatcacttgaacccgggaggcggaggttgcagtgagtcgagatcgtgccactgcactctgctctgttggccaggctggagtgcaatggtgcaatctcagctcaaagaaaaagaaaactaggccTGCCTGATagccgcaacctcctcctcccaggttcaagcagctctcctgactcagactcccgagtagctgggattacaggcatccgctatcatgcccggctaatttttgtatttttgtagagatggggtttcaccatgttgtccaggctggtcttgaactcctaacctcaggtgatctgcccacctcagactcccaaagtgctgggattacagacatgagccatcacgcccagccgaGAACACTGGCTTTAGAATCAAGCAGGCTTGGATGTGAGTCCTGGCTCTATTGCTTCTTAGCTTCTtacgtgaccttgagcaagttacctaaGGTAGTCAGTTAGCTTCCTTATCCTAAAATGGGCATAAAAATATCTtcttaaggccaggcgcggtggctcactcctgtaatcccaacactttgggaggccgaggccggcggatcacgaggtcaggagatcaagaccatcctggctaacatggtgaaaccctgtctctactaaaaatacaaaaaaaattagctgggcgtggtggcgagcgcctgtagtcccagctactggggaggctgaggcaggagaatggcgtgaacccaggaggcggagcttacagtgagccgagatcacgccactgcactccagcctgggcgacagagtgagactccgtctcaaaaaaaaaaaaaaaaaaatcttcttaagctgggcacgatggctcatgcctgtaatcccatcactttgggaggccgaggcaggcggatcacctgaggtcgggagttcgagaccagcctgaccaacacggagaaaccccatctttactaaaaaaaacacaaaaaaattacccgggcatggtggagcatacctgtaatctcagctactcaggaggctgaggcaggagaatcgcttgaacccaggaggcggaggttgtggtgagtcaagatggtgccattgcactccagcctgggcaacaagagcgaaactttgtctggaaaaaaaaaaaaattagctgggcatggtgacactgcctgtagtctcaactacttgggaggctgaggtgggaggatcacctgagcctggggaggtcgaggctgcagtcagctgtgacaaatcactgcactgcagcctgggtgacagagtgagaccctgtgtcaaaaaaaaaaataaaaaatctcttgggcaccatggctcacacctgtaatcccagcattttgagaggccgagatgggccgattgcttgagcccaggagttcaagaccagcctgggaaacatggcaaaacccggttactacaaaaatacaaaaaattagctgaatgtggtggcacattcctgtagtcccagctactcaggaggctgaggtgggaagttcacctgagcctggaaggctgaggctgcagggagccaagatcacactactgcactctagcctgggcaacagagtgagactctgtcttaaaaaaaaaaaaaaaaaatcaggccgggcacggtggctcatgcctgtaatcctagcactttggaaggccgaggcgggcagatcacctgaggtcgggagttcgagaccagcctgaccaacatggagaaaccccgtctctactaaaatacaaaaattagccgggcgtggtggcacatgcctgtaatcccagctactagggaggctgaggtaggagaatcgcttgaacccgggaggcggagattgcggtgagctgagatcgcgccattgcactccagcctgggcaacaagagcgaaactctgtcttaaaaaaaaaaaaaatcttcttaaaAGGGGTGGTGAGGATTACACAAAACAGGGTATGCAAAATGCTTAACAGATGACTAGCTCCTGGTAATGCTCCATACAAGTTAGTTGAAGTTACTACTGCCCAGGGTCATATGACCAAGCACATGAGAGGCTCCAGCTACCCTTCAAGGAAGAGGAGACAGATGAAATCAGATCATGGCTGAGACattcctgttttctctctctctctctttttttttttttgagatggagtctcactctgttgcccaggctggagtgcattggcgctatcttggctcactgcaatctctgcctcctgggtccaagcgattctcctgcctcagcctcccaagtagctggaattagaggcgcccgccaccacacctggctaatttttgtattttagtagagatggggtttctccatgttggtcaggctggtcttgaactcctgacctcaggtgatctgcccatctcggcctcccaaagtgctgggttacaggcatgagccaccgcacccggccctcctATTTTCTCTCCTATCAGgcctagttttcttttcttttctttttttcttttttttttttgagacggagtctcgctctgccacccaggctggagtgcagtggtgtgatctcagctcactgcaacctccgcctcccaggttcaagcgattctcctgcctcagcctcctgagtagctgggattacaggcccctgctgccacacccggctaatttttttgtgtttttagtagagacggagtttccccaagttggccaggctggtcttgaactcctgacctcgtgatccgcccacctcggcctcccaaagtgctgggattacaggtgtgaaccaccgtgacCGGCCAAGGCCTAGTTTTCCTAAGTGTCTTTATGGGACCCTCACACCTGTACACCAAACTCCTTCAAGAGGCAAACTCTCTTCTAAGAGGGAGACAAAAGAAACAGGGCCAGTGGTTTCACTGTAGACAATGGTCTATCTGTCCTGCAGATGAGTCAGAACTAAGACCCCTTGAGGAATCATGTTGCTTTGGTGCCGGCTGTCTGGTTTCTATTCCATATCCTGTGCCGCACCCTTCCCCCAGCCACAGTGACATCTGGAGGCTCTGACCACAGCTGGCAGGCTCTGTGGTACCGCAGAGGCCAATCTTCAACAGGAAGTCTTAGGGGAACATTTCTTCCCCCAAAACACCAGGCCTCTGGGCCTGGGCCACTTCTCTCCCTCAGACAGCCCagggtttggttttattttaatttaatttaattttattttatttatttatttttatttatttatttggttttatatttatttatttatttatttatttatttatttatttattctttttgacggagtctcgctctgttgcccaggttggagtacagtggcgccatctcggctcactgcaagctctgcctcctgggttcatgccattctcctgcctcagcttcccaagtagctgggactacaggcgccccccaccacggccaggtaattttttgtgtttttagtagagacggggtttcaccatgttagccaggatggtctcaaactcctgacctcatgatccgcctgcctcggcctcccaaagtgctgggattacaggcgtgagccactgcacccggcctatttatttattttttgagacggagttttgttcttgttgccctggctggagtgcaatggcgtgatctcagctcactgcaacctctgcctcttgagttcaagcgattctcctgcctcagcctctcgagtacctgggattacagacgccaaccaccacacgcagctaatttttgtatttttagtagagaggggtttctccatgttggccaggctggtctcgaactcctaacctcaggggatacgcccacctcggcctcccaaagtgctgggattacaggcatgagccactggacccggccagttttgttttttaaaaagccgtGAGAGGGCTGTCAGGAGGGAGTGCTCCTGGGCAGAAAGAAGGCTGGCACCAGTTTCTAAGTCTCCATTCCGCCAGGCGGACAAGCCTCTCTGGCGGTTGTTGGTTATCACTTGTAAAATATAAACAGTAATAACTGTCCTCCCTATCTCACAGAGTGTGTTGTGAGGGCCAAATGGAATGTGACTGTTGAAGTAATTAGGAAAATTAAAAAGCTCCTTCCTATGGAAGGTGGCATGGAGGCGCCGGGGGGATTCCATGTCAAAAGTCCcagttctggccgggcgcggtggctcacgcctgtcatcccagcaccttgggaggccgagacgggtggatcacgaggccacgagttcgagatcagcctggccaacaaggcgaaaccccatctctactaaaaaatacaaaaagtagccgggcgtggtggcgcgctcctgacgtcccagctactcaggaggccgaggcaggagaatcacttgaacccgagaggcagaggttgcggtgagccgagatcgcgccactgcactccagcctgttcgacagagcaagactccgtctcaaaaacagacaCAACAGAAGTCCCAGTTCTACCCCTGGTTGTGCGGCCCGCACTTAACCAAGAGGCTGGCATCTCTGGGAACAGCCTCCCGGACCCGCGCGCTGGTGCGTGCTGGAGGGAGTAGGGAGGGGTGGGGCGGTCGGCATCGCCCTCCGCCGGGCCCGGCTGGAGCTGGCTGGAGACCCTTCCAGCCCCGGGAAGAAGCGGAGCCCGGACCGAGCCAGAGCGGAGCAGCGGGAGGGAGGGCGGGGAGGCGGCCGGGCAGGAAGCGGGGTCCCGCCCGGGCCTCTGGAGCCACGTGCGCTTGTTTCCGTGCTGGGGCGATCACGTGACCCGCGTCAGCTGACCCGTCACGGTGGAGCCCGGTGCTCGCGCCCGgcagcctctgccccgccgcgCCCGGAGCTCAGGACCCGCGGAGGGGTAAGCGCGCCCCCCGTCCGCCTCTTCGCCGCCGCCGGCTTCCTGCGGCCGCCTCCGCCCCAGCCCCTGTCCCGCGCCCATCCCAGCCCTGCCGGCCTGGCACCCCGGAAGCCGTCGCCAGCAGGGCCGTGGCTGGGCTCAGCCCCGCGCTGCCCCCGGGCGGCCTGGAGGAGATGGCCCAGGGCAGCGGGGGGCGGGAAGGCGCTCTCAGAACCCCGGCCGGGGGCTGGCATTCCCCGCCAAGCCCAGACATGCAGGAGCTGCTCCGGAGCGTGGAGAGGGACCTGAGCATCGATCCCAGGCAGCTGGCTCCGGCCCCGGGGGGCACCCACGTGGTGGCCCTAGTGCCTGCGCGCTGGCTGGCCAGCCTCCGCGATCGCCGGCTGCCCCTGGGACCCTGTCCCCGCGCAGAGGGCCTGGGAGAAGCGGAAGTCAGGACTCTCCTGCAGCGCTCTGTGCAAAGGCTGCCTGCCGGCTGGACGCGCGTGGAGGTGCATGGGCTGCGGAAGCGGAGACTGTCCTACCCTCTGGGCGGGGGCCTGCCCTTTGAGGACGGGTCCTGCGGCCCTGAGACCCTCACTCGCTTCATGCAGGAGGTTGCCGCCCAGAATTATCGCAACCTGTGGCGCCATGCATACCACACTTACGGCCAGCCGTACAGTCACAGCCCTGCCCCCTCAGCTGTCCCTGCCTTGGACTCAGTACGGCAGGCTCTGCAGAGGGTCTATGGTTGCTCCTTCCTGCCAGTGGGTGAAACTACCCAAAGCCCATCATATGCCAGAGAAGGCCCCTGCCCCGCTCGGGGCAGCCCTGCTTGCCCTAGTCTTTTACGGGCTGAGGCCTTGCTGGAGTCGCCAGAGATGCTGTATGTGGTACACCCTTACGTACAGTTCTCCCTACATGACGTGGTCACCTTCAGCCCTGCCAAGCTGACCAACAGCCAGGCCAAGGTGCTGTTCATTCTCTTCCGCGTGCTGAGGGCTATGGACGCCTGTCACCGCCAGGGGCTGGCGTGTGGGGCCCTGTCTTTGTATCACATCGCGGTGGATGAGAAGCTTTGCAGCGAGCTGCGACTGGACCTGAGTGCTTATGAGAGGCCCGAGGAGGACGAGAATGAGGAGGCCCCTGTGGCAAGGGATGAGGCGGGCATTGTGTCTCAAGAGGAGCAGGGAGGGCAACCTGGGCAACCCACTGGCCAGGAGGAACTTCGGGGCCTCGTGCTGGATTGGGTCCACGGCCGCATCAGCAACTTCCACTACCTCATGCAGCTGAATCGGTTGGCAGGTCGGCGGCAGGGGGACCCCAACTACCACCCCGTGCTGCCCTGGGTGGTGGACTTCACCACCCCCCATGGGCGCTTCCGGGACCTGCGCAAGTCCAAGTTCCGCCTCAACAAGGGGGATAAGCAACTGGACTTCACGTATGAGATGACGCGGCAGGCATTCGTAGCAGGCGGGGCGGGCGGCGGGGAACCCCCTCATGTTCCCCACCACATCTCAGACGTGCTCTCCGACATCACGTACTACGTGTACAAGGCTCGGCGCACGCCTCGGTCGGTGCTCTGCGGACACGTCCGCGCGCAGTGGGAGCCCCATGAGTATCCGGCCAGCATGGAGCGGATGCAGAACTGGACCCCGGATGAGTGCATTCCGGAGTTCTACACCGATCCCTCTATCTTCCGCTCCATCCACCCCGACATGCCTGACCTGGATGTGCCAGCCTGGTGCAGCTCCAGCCAGGAGTTCGTGGCTGCCCACCGAGCCCTGCTGGAGAGCCGCGAGGTGTCCCGGGACCTGCACCATTGGATCGACCTCACGTTTGGCTATAAACTCCAGGGTAAGGAGGCTGTcaaggaaaagaatgtgtgtcTGCACCTGGTGGACGCCCACACTCACCTGGCCAGCTACGGGGTGGTGCAGCTCTTCGATCAGCCACACCCCCAGCGCCTGGCTGGGGCTCCTGCCCTTGCCCCCGAGCCTCCCCTCATCCCCAAGCTCTTGGTCCAGACCATCCAGGAGACCACAGGCCGGGAGGACTTCACGGAAAACCCAGGACAGCTTCCAAATGGAGTGGGCCGGCCAGTTTTAGAGGCCACTCCCTGTGAGGCTAGCTGGACCAGAGACAGGCCGGTGGCAGGAGAAGACGACTTGGAACAGGCCACAGAAGCTCTGGATTCCATTTCCCTTGCTGGGAAAGCAGGTGACCAGATGGGCTCCTCCAGTCAAGCGTCCCCTggccttctctctttctcagtggcctcagcctcccgtccAGGCCGCAGGAATAAAGCTGCTGGGGCAGACCCTGGGGAGGGCGAGGAGGGGAGGATTCTTCTTCCCGAGGGCTTCAATCCCGTGCAGGCCCTGGAGGAGCTGGAGAAAACGGGCAACTTCTTGGCCAAAGGCCTAGGGGGCCTTTTGGAGGTGCCTGAGCAGCCCCGGGTCCAGCCGGCTGTGCCACTGCAGTGCCTACTCCACAGGGACATGCAGGCGCTGGGTGTCCTGTTGGCAGAGATGGTGTTTGCCACCAGGGTGCGGACGCTGCAGCCCGATGCACCTTTGTGGGTACGCTTCCAGGCTGTCCGAGGGCTCTGCACGCGCCACCCCAAGGAGGTCCCTGTGTCTTTGCAGCCCGTGCTGGACACACTCCTGCAGCTGAGTGGCCCCGAAGTCCCCATGGGAGCAGAGAGGGGCAAGCTGGACCAACTGTTTGAGTACAGGCCTGTCTCCCAGGGcctgcccccaccctgcccaAGCCAGCTTCTCAGCCCCTTCAGCTCCGTGGTTCCCTTCCCGCCCTACTTCCCGGCACTGCACAGATTCATCCTCCTGTACCAGGCAAGGCGCGTGGAGGACGAGGCCCAGGGGCGCGAGCTGGTGTTTGCTCTGTGGCAGCAGCTGGGCGCGGTGCTGAAGGACATCACCCCTGAGGGCCTGGAGATCCTGCTGCCCTTCGTGCTCTCACTCATGTCCGAGGAGCACACAGCTGTGTACACGGCCTGGTATCTGTTTGAGCCTGTTGCCAAGGCACTGGGCCCCAAAAATGCCAATAAGTACCTCCTGAAGCCGCTCATTGGTGCCTACGAGAGCCCCTGCCAGCTACACGGCCGCTTCTACCTGTACACGGACTGCTTTGTGGCCCAGCTGATGGTGCGGCTGGGCCTGCAGGCATTTCTCACTCACCTGCTGCCCCATGTCCTGCAGGTGCTGGCGGGCGCAGAGGCCTCCCAGGAGGAGAGCAAGGACCTGGCAGGGGctgctgaggaggaggagagcgGACTGCCCGGGGCCAGGCCTGGCTCCTATGCTTTTGGGGAGGAGATTCCCATGGATGGGGAGCCTCCTGCCTCCTCAGGCCTGGGGCTCCCAGACTACACGTCCGGCGTCAGCTTCCACGACCAGGCTGACCTCCCTGAGACAGAGGACTTCCAAGCCGGGCTCTATGTGACTGAGTCTCCCcagccccaggaggctgaggctgtgagCCTGGGCCGGCTGAGTGACAAGAGCAGCACCAGCGAGACCTCCCTGGGTGAGGAGCGGGCTCCAGACGAGGGGGGCGCCCCCGTGGACAAGAGCAGCCTTCGATCAGGTGACAGCAGCCAGGACTTGAAGCAAAGCGAGGGCtccgaggaggaagaggaggaggaggacagctGCGTGGTgctagaggaggaggagggggagcaggaggaggtcACCGGGGCATCTGAGCTCACTCTGTCTGACACGGTGCTGTCCATGGAGACGGTTGTGGCCGGCGGCAGTGGGGGAGATGGAGAAGAAGAGGGGGAGCCACTGCCTGAGCAGTCAGAAGGCAAAGAACAGAAGATCCTCCTTGGTAAGTTCCCAGGTCTGGGAGGTGTTGGTCAAAAACACTTcctgctggccgggcgcggtggctcacgcctgtattcccagcactttgggaggccgaggcgggcggatcacaaggtcaggagatcgagaccatcctgataacccggtgaaaccccgtctctactaaaaatacaaaaaaatagccgggcgtggtggcgggcgcctgtagtcccagctactcgggaggctgaggcaggagaatggcgtgaatccgggaggcggagcttgcagtgagcccagatcgcgccactgcactccagcctgggcgacagagcgagactccatctcaaaaacacaaaaaaacaaaaaaaacagctcctgctTCTCCCTGCACACTGGCAGAGCACCTACTCTGTACCAAGCAGTGGATCGAGCCAGGACCACCTGCAACACAAATGGAGGCCTGCCTTCACAGAGCTCTCACCCAGCAGACGAGATGCCGCAGTGTAGACAGTCTTAAGCAAGTGTATTATGTTAGTGCGATAAAGAACGTGGCTGCATTCCTAGGAGGGAGTGGAACATGGAGCTTttcggccgggcgccgtggctcatgcccctaatcccagcactttgggaggccgaggcaggaggatcacttgaggttaggagttcaagaccagcctggccaacatggtgaaaccccgtctctactaaaaatacaaaaattagccaggcgtggtggcgggcacctgtaatcccagctattcaggaggctgaggcaggagaattacttgaacccaggaggtggaggttgcagtgagctgagatcacaccactgcactgcagcctgggcaacagagcgggactccgtctcaaaaaagaaaaaaaaaaggtgcttttACATCTAGTTTTCAAGGGTCAGAGCAGGCTTCCTTAAAAGCAGAGACAGTTGAGGTTCAAGGAGGAGTAGGAAGAAGGTagacaaaaatgggcaaaaagaaaGTCTGAAGGCTGAGGGAACAGCGTGTGTGAGGCTCTGAGGCTGTCATGTTCCATTAAAGAAGAGAAGCAggggaccgggcgcggtggctcacgcctgtcatcccagcactttgggaggatgaggcggatggatcacaaggtcaggagattgagaccatcctggccaatacggtgaaaccccatctctactaaaaatacaaaaacttagctgggcatggtggagggtgcctgtaatctcagctattcggaaggctgaggcaggagaatcgcttgaacccggaggttcAAGGAGGAGAGTCAGGGcggtggaaggtggaggttgcagtgaactgagattgtgccattgcactccagcctgggtgacagagcgagactctgtctcaaaaaaaaaaaaaaaaaaaaagaagaagaagaagagaagcagGGAAAGGCCATTATGGCGAGACCGAGGGAGTGGAGGAAAGAGAGGCCAGAGGGAAGGTGGCCAGGGCCGGGCCAGGCCTTGTTAAGGAGCTTCAGAAGACCCACGGGCAGGCTAACTTCCTGCAGGTCGTGCCTGTGGAGAGGAACCTGCGGCAGCCAGAGTCCCACAGGCCAGGGCCTGGGCACCTCTGCCGCTGTTACGTGGAGGGGGTGGTGTGGGACAGCCGGCCCGGGCTGGGCTCTTGGCAGAGCTGCAGCCGCAGGTGGTTGAGTGGGGTGccgtggggtggggtgggaggggtgatGAGCCCCTGTTATCTGAGGAGCTCAGGGCCTGCTCCCACCCCGCAGATACAGCCTGCAAGATGGTCTGCTGGCTGTCTGCCAAGCTCGGCCCCACAGTGGCCTCTCGCCACGTGGCCCGGAACCTGCTCCGCCTGCTGACGTCTTGTTATGTTGGTAAGGAGGCCTGCGGTCAGTGCTGGAGATGAGGCTTTCTCCCAGGCCCTCTGCCTAGCTTCAGCCCTCTCCGGCGGGGATCCTTCCCACCCCTCCCTCAAACCACCCCCCGGCCAGCTGCTGGGTCCCGGTCTGTAAGTGCCAGCCTTGGGTAGGGCCGGACTGGACCCCCAGCTACAGTGAGCTCAAGCGGCCAGCACAGCCCTGCAGGGCCAGGCTACCCCCGGCCCTCCAGTGGTGACTCAGGGCTGCTGGC
The sequence above is a segment of the Gorilla gorilla gorilla isolate KB3781 chromosome 19, NHGRI_mGorGor1-v2.1_pri, whole genome shotgun sequence genome. Coding sequences within it:
- the WDR81 gene encoding WD repeat-containing protein 81 isoform X1; translation: MAQGSGGREGALRTPAGGWHSPPSPDMQELLRSVERDLSIDPRQLAPAPGGTHVVALVPARWLASLRDRRLPLGPCPRAEGLGEAEVRTLLQRSVQRLPAGWTRVEVHGLRKRRLSYPLGGGLPFEDGSCGPETLTRFMQEVAAQNYRNLWRHAYHTYGQPYSHSPAPSAVPALDSVRQALQRVYGCSFLPVGETTQSPSYAREGPCPARGSPACPSLLRAEALLESPEMLYVVHPYVQFSLHDVVTFSPAKLTNSQAKVLFILFRVLRAMDACHRQGLACGALSLYHIAVDEKLCSELRLDLSAYERPEEDENEEAPVARDEAGIVSQEEQGGQPGQPTGQEELRGLVLDWVHGRISNFHYLMQLNRLAGRRQGDPNYHPVLPWVVDFTTPHGRFRDLRKSKFRLNKGDKQLDFTYEMTRQAFVAGGAGGGEPPHVPHHISDVLSDITYYVYKARRTPRSVLCGHVRAQWEPHEYPASMERMQNWTPDECIPEFYTDPSIFRSIHPDMPDLDVPAWCSSSQEFVAAHRALLESREVSRDLHHWIDLTFGYKLQGKEAVKEKNVCLHLVDAHTHLASYGVVQLFDQPHPQRLAGAPALAPEPPLIPKLLVQTIQETTGREDFTENPGQLPNGVGRPVLEATPCEASWTRDRPVAGEDDLEQATEALDSISLAGKAGDQMGSSSQASPGLLSFSVASASRPGRRNKAAGADPGEGEEGRILLPEGFNPVQALEELEKTGNFLAKGLGGLLEVPEQPRVQPAVPLQCLLHRDMQALGVLLAEMVFATRVRTLQPDAPLWVRFQAVRGLCTRHPKEVPVSLQPVLDTLLQLSGPEVPMGAERGKLDQLFEYRPVSQGLPPPCPSQLLSPFSSVVPFPPYFPALHRFILLYQARRVEDEAQGRELVFALWQQLGAVLKDITPEGLEILLPFVLSLMSEEHTAVYTAWYLFEPVAKALGPKNANKYLLKPLIGAYESPCQLHGRFYLYTDCFVAQLMVRLGLQAFLTHLLPHVLQVLAGAEASQEESKDLAGAAEEEESGLPGARPGSYAFGEEIPMDGEPPASSGLGLPDYTSGVSFHDQADLPETEDFQAGLYVTESPQPQEAEAVSLGRLSDKSSTSETSLGEERAPDEGGAPVDKSSLRSGDSSQDLKQSEGSEEEEEEEDSCVVLEEEEGEQEEVTGASELTLSDTVLSMETVVAGGSGGDGEEEGEPLPEQSEGKEQKILLDTACKMVCWLSAKLGPTVASRHVARNLLRLLTSCYVGPTRQQFTVSSGESPPLSAGNIYQKRPVLGDIVSGPVLSCLLHIARLYGEPVLTYQYLPYISYLVAPGSASGPSRLNSRKEAGLLAAVTLTQKIIVYLSDTTLMDILPRISHEVLLPVLSFLTSLVTGFPSGAQARTILCVKTISLIALICLRIGQEMVQQHLSEPVATFFQVFSQLHELRQQDLKLDPAGRGEGQLPQVVFSDGQQRPVDPALLDELQKVFTLEMAYTIYVPFSCLLGDIIRKIIPNHELVGELAGLYLESISPSSRNPASVEPTVPSTGPEWDPQGGGCPQDDGHSGTFGSVLVGNRIQIPNDSRPENPGLLGPVSGVGGGGLGSGSDDNALKQELPRSVHGLSGNWLAYWQYEIGVSQQDAHFHFHQIRLQSFPGHSGAVKCVAPLSSEDFFLSGSKDRTVRLWPLYNYGDGTSETAPRLVYTQHRKSVFFVGQLEALQHAVSCDGAVHVWDPFTGKTLRTVEPLDSRVPLTAVAVMPAPHTSITMASSDSTLRFVDCRKPGLQHEFRLGGGLNPGLVRALAVSPSGRSVVAGFSSGFMVLLDTRTGLVLRGWPAHEGDILQIKAVEGSVLVSSSSDHSLTVWKELEQKPTHHYKSASDPIHTFDLYGSEVVTGTVSNKIGVCSLLEPPSQATTKLSSENFRGTLTSLALLPTKRHLLLGSDNGVIRLLA